From Quercus lobata isolate SW786 chromosome 1, ValleyOak3.0 Primary Assembly, whole genome shotgun sequence, one genomic window encodes:
- the LOC115980023 gene encoding GABA transporter 1-like has product MSKQRPSSVAVHEEEDAKVAALNHQDLDAGALFVLKSKGSWVHCGYHLTTSIVAPPLLSLPYAFTFLGWTAGILCLVIGALVTFYSYNLISLVLEHHAQLGHRHLRFRDMAHDILGPKWGRYFVGPIQFMVCYGAVVACTLLGGQCMKAIYLLSNPNGTMKLYEFVIIFGCFMLILAQIPSFHSLRYINLISLVLCIAYSACATAACVHIGSSSKAPEKDYSLTGNSEDRIFGMFNAIAIIATTYGNGIIPEIQATVAPPVKGKMFKALCVCYTVVTVTFFSVAISGYWAFGNKAEGLILTNFLDNGNPLVPKWFILMTNVFTILQLSAVGVVYLQPTNEVLERTFGDARSAEFSGRNAVPRLISRSLSVLISTTIAAMLPFFGDINAVIGAFGFMPLDFILPVIFFNLTFKPSKKSAIFWLNIIIAVVFSILGVIAAIAAVRQISLDAKNYRLFADV; this is encoded by the exons ATGAGTAAACAGCGACCAAGCTCAGTAGCGGtgcatgaagaagaagatgcaaAGGTTGCAGCTTTAAATCATCAGGACCTTGATGCTGGTGCCCTCTTTGTTCTTAAATCCAAAG GATCATGGGTGCACTGTGGTTACCACTTGACAACCTCAATTGTTGCTCCACCTCTATTAAGTCTTCCATATGCTTTTACCTTCCTTGGATGGACTGCTGGAATTTTATGCTTGGTCATTGGAGCTCTAGTGACATTCTATTCGTACAATTTAATATCTCTGGTTCTTGAACACCATGCTCAACTGGGTCATCGCCATCTCCGATTCAGAGACATGGCTCATGATATCTTGG GACCAAAATGGGGCCGGTATTTTGTAGGCCCAATTCAGTTCATGGTCTGCTATGGTGCTGTTGTTGCTTGTACTCTTCTCGGAGGACAATGCATGAAG GCAATTTACTTGCTATCGAACCCAAATGGAACAATGAAGCTCTATGAATTTGTGATCATATTTGGGTGCTTTATGTTGATTTTAGCTCAAATCCCATCTTTTCACTCATTGAGGTACATCAACTTGATTTCATTGGTTCTGTGTATTGCCTATAGTGCCTGTGCAACTGCTGCTTGCGTTCATATTG GATCTTCATCAAAGGCTCCAGAGAAGGACTATTCCCTGACGGGAAATTCTGAAGATCGCATTTTTGGGATGTTTAATGCCATCGCCATTATTGCCACAACATATGGCAATGGAATAATTCCAGAAATTCAG gCAACGGTTGCACCACCAGTGAAGGGGAAGATGTTCAAGGCACTATGTGTTTGTTATACAGTAGTCACGGTGACTTTCTTCAGTGTAGCCATCTCTGGCTATTGGGCATTTGGTAACAAAGCTGAAGGCCTAATCCTCACCAACTTCTTGGACAATGGCAATCCATTGGTGCCAAAATGGTTCATTTTGATGACCAATGTCTTCACCATTCTCCAGCTATCCGCTGTTGGCGTG GTTTACTTGCAGCCCACAAATGAAGTGCTTGAGCGTACATTTGGTGACGCAAGAAGCGCGGAGTTCTCAGGCCGCAATGCTGTCCCAAGGTTAATCTCTCGGTCACTATCGGTTTTGATATCAACAACAATAGCAGCAATGCTTCCATTTTTTGGGGACATCAATGCAGTTATAGGAGCTTTTGGTTTCATGCCACTCGACTTCATATTGCCTGTGATTTTCTTCAACTTGACATTTAAACCATCAAAGAAAAGCGCCATTTTCTGGTTGAACATCATTATTGCAGTTGTTTTCTCCATATTGGGTGTTATTGCTGCGATTGCAGCCGTTAGGCAAATAAGCCTTGACGCCAAAAACTATCGGTTATTTGCTGATGTATGA
- the LOC115980075 gene encoding AT-hook motif nuclear-localized protein 7-like has translation MEEDKTISTVVSESIVVNENSNNNDDDDNNALVERVAGEEAEVEEAETELGGGDDGAVVVGDTGPEELTGLELVAVKKNNTRGPPRKYDVDGGGDDMVVGPVLLPPGSSSESATKRRRGRPRGSGKLQLIASLGGSAADTAGASFTPHVVNVQTNEDIVSKIASFSQRGPRSVCILSATGIVSRVTISQPGNSGGILRYEGRFEILSLSGSYTFVEKGGANRKLGMLSVSLAKPDGRVFGGGIAGALIAAGPIQLIVGSFKQKLNKKLRRRRSIESSSSAIIPSPSDLVRVPIHMAKLTDGDDSCTTPTSSLMDPVQGGAVGVLVVRQNMNPASLHSVSPDTFQPMSDQITSPDVDASIP, from the exons ATGGAGGAGGATAAGACAATAAGTACGGTAGTTTCTGAGTCTATAGTGGTTAACGAGAACAGTAACAACAACGATGATGATGATAACAATGCACTGGTGGAAAGGGTGGCGGGTGAGGAGGCGGAGGTGGAGGAGGCAGAGACAGAGTTGGGTGGTGGAGACGACGGAGCTGTGGTGGTGGGGGACACGGGACCAGAAGAGTTGACGGGGTTGGAACTGGTGGCGGTGAAGAAGAACAATACGAGAGGACCGCCAAGAAAGTATGACGTGGATGGTGGTGGGGACGACATGGTGGTGGGACCAGTTTTACTGCCACCTGGCTCTTCGTCTGAAAGCGCAACCAAACGCCGCCGAGGAAGGCCTCGTGGTTCTGGTAAACTCCAGCTCATCGCTTCTCTCG GTGGGTCTGCTGCAGACACTGCTGGAGCAAGCTTTACCCCTCATGTGGTGAATGTACAGACCAATGAG GATATTGTTAGTAAGATAGCATCATTTTCTCAAAGGGGTCCTCGATCAGTTTGTATTCTTTCTGCTACTGGTATTGTCTCCAGAGTTACAATTAGCCAACCTGGTAATTCTGGTGGCATTTTGAGATATGAG GGTCGCTTTGAGATTTTATCTTTATCTGGATCATATACATTTGTTGAAAAGGGTGGTGCAAATCGCAAACTTGGCATGCTAAGTGTTTCCCTGGCTAAACCCGACGGCCGGGTTTTTGGTGGTGGCATTGCAGGAGCACTGATTGCAGCTGGACCTATTCAA CTCATTGTTGGCAGTTTTAAGCAGAAACTCAATAAGAAACTCAGAAGGAGGCGCTCCATTGAGTCCTCCTCATCTGCCATTATTCCTTCTCCTTCTGATTTGGTAAGAGTTCCCATACATATGGCTAAGTTGACTGATGGTGATGATAGTTGCACTACACCGACATCTTCACTCATGGATCCAGTTCAAGGAGGAGCAGTTGGCGTTCTTGTTGTGAGGCAAAACATGAACCCTGCTTCTCTACATAGTGTTAGTCCAGACACCTTTCAGCCAATGTCAGACCAAATTACATCCCCTGATGTCGATGCCAGTATCCCTTAG